One stretch of Corvus hawaiiensis isolate bCorHaw1 chromosome 1, bCorHaw1.pri.cur, whole genome shotgun sequence DNA includes these proteins:
- the FAM237B gene encoding protein FAM237B, translating into MEFVWKRWWSLQLGCILIVNLVYANLEYQQETPPSLREIDHQCWQVSSQGLVEMKKLKVADTVIALWDFMMFLKESPKPKHNELFNDLAQNFWDMYVDCVLSRSHGMGRRQLTSPKYSSTYSHRTSEGSAFTNPF; encoded by the exons ATGGAATTTGTATGGAAACGATGGTGGTCTCTTCAGCTGGGCTGTATATTGATAGTGAATTTGGTTTATGCCAATCTAGAGTATCAACAAGAAACTCCTCCAAGCCTGCGTGAGATTGACCATCAGTGCTGGCAGGTATCGTCCCAAGGGCTGGTGGAAATGAAGAAACTCAAGGTAGCAGATACAGTCATTGCTCTCTGGGACTTCATGATGTTCCTAAAGGAATCCCCTAAGCCCAAGCACAATGAACTCTTCAATGACTTAGCCCAGAACTTCTGGGATATGTATGTAGACTGTGTGCTCTCAAGATCCCATGGAATGGGCAGAAGACAATTAACATCTCCCAAATACTCTTCCACATACTCACACAGAACTTCAGAAG GGTCTGCTTTCACCAATCCATTTTAG